The nucleotide sequence AAATGTGCCTGGTTTTTCTACAGGAATGCCATACTCGCGGAAATCTGGCATCCGTAAATCCTTACAAATCCGGCCGCCATTGGTGTGGGGGTTAGACCCCATCCGTTTTTCACCCTTGGGCGCGAGGGCCTTGAGTTCCGGGATCAAAGTACCGTTTTCATCAAAGAGTTCTTCCGGCTTATAGCTCTTCATCCAGTCTTCGAGCAGTTGCAGGTGGGCTGGATTTTTGACAACATCAGCCATCGGAACTTGGTGCGACCGCCAAAACCCCTCAAATTTTTTCCCGTCAATTTCCGCCGGGCCTGTCCAACCTTTGGGAGTGCGGAAAATAATCATCGGGTAACGGTACAGTTTGGCGACTCCGGTGCTCCGAGCTTCGGCTTGATAGGTTTTGATTTTTTCGATGGCATAATCTAGGGTTGCGGCCAAGGCCTGGTGCATGGTTTCTGGGTCTGAGCCTTCGACAAACAGGGGTTCGTAGCCATAGCCTTGAAACAGTGCCGCTAGATCTGCATGACTAATCCGAGACAGGATCGTGGGGTTGTTAATTTTGTAGCCGTTCAAGTGGAGAATTGGCAGCACTGCTCCATCGGTAATTGGGTTGAGGAATTTGTTGCTGTGCCACGAGGTCGCTAGGGGCCCGGTTTCTGACTCGCCATCCCCGACAACCACGACTGAGATCAAATTGGGATTATCAAACACTGTGCCGTAAGCATGGGAAACGCTATAGCCCAGTTCGCCGCCCTCATGGATCGAGCCTGGGGTTTCGGGGGTGCAATGACTGCCAATGCCACCGGGGAAGGAGAATTGCTTAAAGAAGGCTTTGAGACCCCGGGCGTCTTCGCTTTTTTCTGGATAGACTTCCGAGTAACTGCCATCGAGATAAACCGGCGCAATCACTCCCGGCGCACCATGACCCGGCCCCGAGAGGTAAATCATATCCAGGTCGTATTTTTTAATAACCCGATTCAGATGTGTCCAAATAAACGACTGGCCTGGACTGGAGCCCCAATGACCGAGGAGGCGTTTTTTAATCTGATCAATATGCAGCGGCTCTCGGAGTAAGGGGTTATCCTTGAGGTAAATCATCCCAACAATAAGATAACAACAGGCCCGCCAATAGGCATCCATCAGTTTGACTTCTTCAGGAGTTAAGGGATTTCCGGTAATGGTGGCGCGGGCTGGGCCGTAGGGACTAAGAGATTGATTATTTGGAAGTGCTTGGCCTGGGGTGGTCGGTGTCATAACCATGATGCTAAAAACCAGTTATTCAAAGGACAGGCATTTTTTAGTCTTAGCTTTGTTCTAGCACGAATTTTTCGATGATCTGGGAAATTTAGGCTTTATTTAATCTATAGCAAACAGTAATTATTCATGAGAAAATACCATACATAGTCAGATGAGAAGAATGGAGAACAAAATAACCTAAAAACAGTTCAAATAGATATTTTGTAATTTTAAACGTCTTCAATAAGTGCCACACCTTCCTTAAGAAGTTTTTAACTTGCAGCCACACTGCTTCAATCGGATTTTGTTCCGGTGCATATGGAGCTAATTTGATGCAGTAAATTGGCCATTCTTGTTCTGGCTTATTTCCATTGACTTGATGTAAATATTT is from Pseudocalidococcus azoricus BACA0444 and encodes:
- a CDS encoding phosphoketolase family protein; this encodes MVMTPTTPGQALPNNQSLSPYGPARATITGNPLTPEEVKLMDAYWRACCYLIVGMIYLKDNPLLREPLHIDQIKKRLLGHWGSSPGQSFIWTHLNRVIKKYDLDMIYLSGPGHGAPGVIAPVYLDGSYSEVYPEKSEDARGLKAFFKQFSFPGGIGSHCTPETPGSIHEGGELGYSVSHAYGTVFDNPNLISVVVVGDGESETGPLATSWHSNKFLNPITDGAVLPILHLNGYKINNPTILSRISHADLAALFQGYGYEPLFVEGSDPETMHQALAATLDYAIEKIKTYQAEARSTGVAKLYRYPMIIFRTPKGWTGPAEIDGKKFEGFWRSHQVPMADVVKNPAHLQLLEDWMKSYKPEELFDENGTLIPELKALAPKGEKRMGSNPHTNGGRICKDLRMPDFREYGIPVEKPGTFEAPNTQPLGVFLRDVMARNMTNFRVFGPDENTSNKLNDIYAVSKKTWLAEYLPEDADGGELATNGRVMEMLSEHTLEGWLEAYLLTGRHGFFATYESFVHVIDSMFNQHAKWIQKAAELPWRAPVPSLNLLITSTVWRQDHNGFTHQDPGFLDIVTNKDPEVVRIYMPPDVNSLLSCADHCLQSKNYVNVIVCDKQMHLQYMDMDAAIVHCTKGIGIWDWASNDQGYEPDVVLVGCGDIPTQEALAANVMLREAFPDLKIRFLNVVDLLKLQPDTEHPHGLSDRDFDSLFTLDKPIIFNFHGYPWLIHKLAYRRHNHVNLHVRGYKEKGNINTPLELAIENEVDRFSIAIDVINRVPKLTVAGAHAKEKFRNQQIAAANYAFEHGIDPPEIVNWRWPL